A window from Nitrosopumilus adriaticus encodes these proteins:
- a CDS encoding MEDS domain-containing protein, giving the protein MKQNNENYPLVNYIKKLSDQNHLLVLYDSIEYAQIVQNQFVIEGLKKNETCVVFTHTNPKIIEKIMREGGIDVDYYKTKELLLVYPLENIIANPEGIVPAFNKLYKEISKDSKQSCRFIGRFISDICTREGIKTEVELEKMFHENFDSYNCSFMCSYSIEDIEMQGRSSWIKELSNHHHKLVYATEPESAVGFDSDLLSTFDE; this is encoded by the coding sequence ACAAAATAATGAAAACTATCCTCTAGTTAATTACATTAAAAAACTCTCAGATCAAAACCATTTGCTCGTATTATATGACAGTATAGAATATGCTCAGATAGTACAAAATCAATTTGTCATCGAAGGCCTCAAAAAAAATGAAACATGTGTAGTGTTCACCCATACTAACCCCAAGATTATTGAAAAAATTATGCGAGAGGGAGGAATTGATGTAGATTATTACAAGACGAAGGAACTTTTACTAGTATATCCATTAGAAAATATCATTGCAAATCCTGAAGGCATCGTTCCAGCGTTTAACAAATTGTATAAAGAGATATCAAAAGATTCAAAGCAATCATGTAGATTTATCGGTCGTTTTATTTCAGATATTTGTACTAGAGAAGGAATCAAGACAGAAGTAGAATTAGAAAAGATGTTTCATGAAAATTTTGATTCATATAATTGTTCATTCATGTGTAGCTACAGCATTGAGGATATTGAAATGCAAGGTAGAAGTTCTTGGATTAAAGAATTATCTAATCATCACCACAAATTAGTATATGCTACAGAACCTGAGTCAGCAGTAGGATTTGATTCAGATTTACTCAGTACTTTTGACGAATAG
- a CDS encoding tRNA pseudouridine(54/55) synthase Pus10 yields MSEYQKIISIANQISKKYPLCDNCLGRLFSKKLHLSSNKLLGKKLNQNTTKKCHICKNIFENLNYFLKLMLDTSSNYSFETFSIGAMIKPSIVDRDDFIRSQYKLKGIDSIKTDITRELAKSFSRKTKKNIDTQNSDVTFTVNLKDDSIKLHSKSITFSGRYVKTMRGIPQKQKSCENCSGKGCRMCDFHGISEFESIEGQISKFLFEKIGGTTAKFTWIGGEDKSSLVLGNGRPFFVKLQNPLKRNLKLPSFNSNSLKISNLKLVNESPKNPLKFNSLIQLKISTSSDIDSKILKKLKILEKQPVVVYDKSGKRSEKKIFTVKYKKNSKNLFTLSLKTEGGLPVRRFIDGDDVVPGISQILDTTCKCNQFDFSDVEVQ; encoded by the coding sequence ATGTCTGAATATCAAAAAATAATTTCTATTGCAAATCAAATCTCAAAAAAATATCCTTTATGTGATAATTGTTTAGGTAGATTATTCTCCAAAAAATTACATTTGTCATCAAACAAACTTTTAGGAAAAAAACTAAATCAAAATACTACAAAAAAATGTCATATATGTAAAAATATATTTGAAAATCTAAATTATTTTTTAAAATTAATGCTTGATACCTCATCAAACTATTCTTTTGAGACATTCAGTATTGGGGCCATGATAAAGCCATCCATTGTGGATAGGGATGATTTTATTCGCTCGCAGTATAAATTAAAAGGAATTGACAGCATAAAGACTGACATTACAAGAGAACTAGCAAAATCTTTCTCTAGAAAAACAAAAAAGAATATTGACACTCAAAATTCTGATGTTACATTCACCGTAAATCTAAAAGATGATTCAATCAAATTGCATTCAAAATCAATAACATTCTCTGGGAGATATGTCAAAACTATGAGAGGTATTCCCCAGAAACAAAAATCATGTGAAAATTGTTCTGGAAAAGGATGTAGAATGTGTGATTTTCATGGAATTTCTGAATTTGAAAGTATTGAGGGCCAAATCTCAAAATTCCTTTTTGAAAAAATAGGTGGTACTACAGCTAAATTCACTTGGATTGGAGGTGAGGACAAATCTAGTTTGGTTTTGGGTAATGGAAGGCCCTTTTTTGTAAAACTTCAAAATCCTTTAAAACGAAATCTCAAATTGCCATCTTTTAACAGTAATTCTCTTAAAATTTCTAATCTGAAATTAGTTAATGAATCCCCAAAAAATCCACTAAAATTCAATTCTTTAATTCAACTAAAAATTTCTACATCTTCTGATATTGATTCTAAAATTCTAAAAAAATTAAAAATTCTTGAAAAGCAACCAGTAGTAGTTTATGATAAATCTGGAAAAAGATCAGAGAAAAAGATATTCACTGTAAAATATAAAAAAAATTCTAAAAACCTATTCACTCTATCTTTGAAGACTGAAGGGGGTCTGCCAGTTAGACGATTTATAGACGGTGATGATGTGGTTCCTGGAATTTCTCAAATTCTTGATACTACATGCAAATGTAATCAATTTGATTTTAGTGATGTTGAAGTGCAGTAA
- a CDS encoding signal recognition particle receptor subunit alpha has product MLDGLKNSLGDAIKKIVKSSGIDEELIKELSKDVQRALLQSDVNVRLVLEITKHLEERALNETPPPGLSRKDHIVKILYDELSKLLGNESEFDFKPNKQNKIILLGIQGSGKTTVAAKLAKFLTRQGYKVGVVGADTYRPGALVQLRTMCEKSGVEVYGEENNKDSPSIVKNGLKHYEGEPLDVILIDTAGRHKEEQDLLDEMDRINKVADPDLALLVIDGTIGQQCFNQAEAFHKTIPVGGVIITKLDSSAKGGGALAASAATGAQIMYIGTGERIDDLEKFSPTRFVGRLLGMGDIQAVLDLAKRLEEEGDDVRMKRISSGKMNMEDFLSQLEEVSKMGSLQGILDSMPGLSGMVKGDQVDQMEGRVSKWRYIIQSMTKAEKADPEGLLNSSRIKRIARGSGWPEGEVKELLKNYKNSKSMMKASKGRQMQGTLRKMGLG; this is encoded by the coding sequence ATGCTTGATGGACTAAAGAATAGTTTAGGTGATGCAATCAAAAAAATTGTAAAATCTTCGGGTATTGATGAGGAACTAATCAAAGAACTCTCAAAAGATGTTCAAAGAGCATTGCTACAATCCGATGTTAATGTGAGGCTAGTTTTAGAAATCACAAAGCATCTTGAAGAAAGGGCATTAAATGAGACTCCCCCTCCAGGTCTTTCCAGAAAAGATCACATTGTCAAGATTCTCTATGATGAATTATCAAAATTACTAGGAAATGAATCTGAATTTGACTTTAAACCTAACAAACAAAATAAGATCATTTTACTTGGAATTCAAGGCAGTGGTAAAACTACTGTTGCCGCAAAACTTGCAAAATTCCTTACCCGACAGGGATACAAAGTTGGTGTAGTTGGAGCTGACACATACCGACCTGGCGCATTAGTACAACTCCGAACTATGTGTGAAAAATCTGGAGTTGAAGTTTATGGTGAAGAAAATAACAAAGATTCTCCTAGTATTGTAAAAAATGGATTAAAACATTATGAAGGTGAACCATTAGATGTCATTCTAATTGATACGGCAGGTCGTCACAAAGAAGAACAAGATTTACTTGATGAAATGGATAGGATTAACAAAGTTGCAGATCCTGATTTGGCGTTACTCGTAATTGATGGCACTATTGGCCAACAATGCTTTAACCAGGCAGAGGCGTTTCACAAAACCATTCCTGTTGGAGGTGTAATTATTACAAAATTAGATAGCTCAGCTAAAGGTGGTGGTGCGCTTGCCGCATCTGCCGCAACTGGTGCACAAATTATGTACATCGGCACTGGTGAGCGAATTGATGATTTAGAAAAATTCTCTCCTACTAGATTTGTTGGACGATTACTTGGAATGGGTGACATTCAAGCTGTATTGGATTTAGCTAAACGACTAGAAGAAGAGGGAGATGATGTAAGAATGAAAAGAATCTCTAGTGGAAAAATGAACATGGAGGATTTTCTTTCTCAGTTAGAAGAAGTAAGCAAAATGGGTTCATTACAAGGAATTCTTGATAGCATGCCGGGGCTCTCTGGAATGGTAAAAGGTGATCAAGTTGATCAAATGGAGGGTAGAGTTTCAAAGTGGAGATACATAATTCAAAGTATGACAAAAGCTGAAAAAGCAGACCCTGAAGGATTACTCAACTCCTCTAGAATCAAAAGAATTGCTCGTGGTTCTGGATGGCCCGAGGGTGAAGTAAAAGAACTATTGAAAAATTATAAAAATTCTAAAAGTATGATGAAGGCATCCAAAGGACGCCAAATGCAGGGTACTCTTAGAAAAATGGGATTAGGATAA
- a CDS encoding diphthine--ammonia ligase produces MKLASLFSGGKDSTYAIHLAQKQGHEITCLLSVFAKSDESHLLHHPNLQWTKLQSRAMKIPQLTINSDSDDTDNELVLLGQLLQKAIDKYQIQGLVHGGIKSNFQKEKFETLCSKFNLILISPLWDSEPKTYMNELIESNYHFIITSVSSGGLDDTWLGKSISKSDIITLKQLSKKFGFNLNFEGGEAETFVINCPLFSNPIIIKESRKEWDGYRGRFEIVDAGLN; encoded by the coding sequence ATGAAATTAGCTTCTCTTTTCTCGGGTGGTAAAGATAGCACATATGCGATTCACCTAGCTCAAAAACAAGGACATGAAATAACTTGCCTCTTGAGTGTTTTTGCAAAATCTGATGAAAGCCATTTACTGCACCATCCTAATCTTCAATGGACAAAGTTGCAATCCAGAGCTATGAAAATTCCACAGTTGACAATAAATTCTGATTCTGATGATACTGATAATGAGTTAGTTTTGTTAGGACAATTATTGCAAAAAGCAATTGACAAATATCAAATTCAAGGTTTAGTTCATGGTGGGATAAAAAGTAATTTCCAAAAAGAAAAATTTGAAACCCTTTGCTCTAAATTTAATTTAATTTTAATATCACCTTTATGGGATTCAGAACCAAAAACATACATGAATGAATTAATTGAATCAAATTATCATTTTATAATAACAAGTGTTTCTTCTGGAGGTTTAGATGATACTTGGCTTGGTAAATCAATTTCAAAATCAGATATTATTACCTTGAAACAATTATCTAAAAAATTTGGATTCAATTTAAATTTTGAAGGAGGTGAAGCAGAAACATTTGTGATTAACTGTCCTTTATTTTCAAATCCGATCATTATTAAAGAATCTCGAAAAGAATGGGATGGCTATAGAGGAAGGTTTGAAATAGTGGATGCGGGATTGAATTAA
- a CDS encoding translation initiation factor IF-5A, translated as MSKPSDLGSLKIGSYILLPHTDQPSGEPCRIVEYDTSKPGKHGAAKARIVGEGIFDGQKRPLVGPVSMQIHVPMINKKVGQIISINGDTVQVMDSESFETIDVGLIDDEVKGKLENGQNVEYWVVMDKTKIMRIKS; from the coding sequence ATGAGTAAACCGTCTGACCTTGGTTCTTTGAAAATTGGATCTTACATTCTACTACCACACACTGATCAACCTAGTGGTGAGCCATGTAGAATTGTTGAATATGATACATCAAAGCCAGGAAAGCACGGTGCAGCAAAAGCCCGAATTGTGGGTGAAGGAATTTTTGATGGCCAAAAAAGACCTCTTGTAGGCCCAGTCAGTATGCAAATTCACGTTCCGATGATTAACAAAAAAGTTGGCCAAATCATCTCAATTAATGGTGATACAGTCCAAGTAATGGACTCTGAATCATTTGAGACTATCGATGTTGGATTAATTGATGATGAAGTCAAAGGAAAATTGGAAAATGGACAAAATGTGGAATACTGGGTCGTTATGGATAAAACTAAAATCATGCGCATCAAATCCTAA
- a CDS encoding cold-shock protein produces the protein MEQGTVKWFNRTKGFGFIEREGGDDLFVHKSDVDGFINEGDKVEFEVGEGQKGPAAQKVKKSA, from the coding sequence ATGGAACAAGGCACCGTAAAGTGGTTTAACCGTACTAAGGGCTTTGGTTTTATCGAAAGAGAAGGTGGAGACGATCTGTTTGTTCACAAATCAGATGTTGACGGATTCATCAACGAAGGCGATAAAGTCGAGTTTGAAGTAGGCGAAGGTCAAAAAGGACCTGCAGCACAAAAAGTCAAAAAATCAGCATAG
- a CDS encoding translation initiation factor eIF-1A yields MGKRQVKNESALKEIRLPEEGELFGRVLKMMGGENVMVKCADNMTRRGRIRGKLKRRVWIRDNDIVIIAPWDFKEADRGDIIWRFTLPQVEWLKDNNHIPKDF; encoded by the coding sequence ATGGGAAAGCGCCAAGTAAAAAATGAAAGTGCACTAAAAGAAATTCGTCTTCCTGAAGAGGGTGAACTATTTGGACGTGTATTGAAAATGATGGGCGGTGAAAATGTTATGGTAAAATGTGCTGACAATATGACTCGAAGAGGAAGAATCAGAGGAAAACTAAAGAGAAGAGTTTGGATTAGAGATAATGATATTGTAATTATTGCACCTTGGGATTTCAAAGAGGCTGACCGCGGTGATATTATTTGGAGATTCACACTTCCTCAAGTTGAGTGGTTAAAAGATAACAATCACATTCCAAAAGATTTCTAA
- a CDS encoding YkgJ family cysteine cluster protein produces MEFKCIEECSQCCIEREYYPSKEFGKIGVLILPEEKEKIENISKLNKTQVKILPRIGVSAEKNSSPTKILAYQMMGIEKNGNTCPFLDTSSGNKSPHGGFPCKIYEDRPLACRAYPLIESKPITLDEKCKFCKEHGNADNNLNSEMEALLKIKESMDTDSPVIWRFATEIGEDEDQAILKSGWILEE; encoded by the coding sequence GTGGAATTCAAATGTATTGAGGAATGCTCACAGTGTTGTATAGAGAGAGAGTATTACCCAAGCAAGGAATTTGGAAAAATTGGCGTCCTAATTCTCCCTGAAGAAAAAGAAAAAATCGAAAATATTTCAAAATTAAATAAAACACAAGTGAAAATTCTTCCAAGGATTGGAGTTTCAGCAGAAAAAAATTCAAGCCCAACAAAAATTTTAGCTTATCAAATGATGGGAATTGAAAAAAATGGCAATACATGTCCCTTCTTAGATACCTCTAGCGGTAACAAATCACCACATGGAGGATTTCCATGTAAAATTTATGAAGATAGGCCACTTGCATGTAGAGCATACCCACTGATTGAATCAAAACCAATTACACTTGATGAAAAATGTAAGTTTTGTAAAGAACATGGAAATGCAGATAATAATCTAAATTCAGAAATGGAGGCACTCTTAAAAATTAAAGAAAGTATGGATACAGATTCGCCAGTAATTTGGAGATTTGCAACAGAGATAGGAGAAGATGAAGATCAGGCGATTTTAAAATCGGGTTGGATTTTAGAAGAGTAA
- a CDS encoding Lrp/AsnC family transcriptional regulator — protein sequence MSEDAWSNLDKVDQKIIEILNNNARTPSKEIAAELKKSGHDVSDRTIRKRIERLEKSGIIKGYKAVLTDVSGINQYQVVLMKLKPSKSLEAVQDSIKDFITKLDNYLLVANMHGEWNMLVIIQSNSEKSNTPQKIVEKFSEELIDYRINEVDIKDVNILNMSLLLL from the coding sequence ATGAGCGAAGATGCATGGTCAAATTTGGATAAAGTTGATCAGAAAATTATAGAGATTCTCAACAATAATGCAAGAACACCATCAAAAGAAATTGCAGCAGAATTAAAAAAATCAGGTCATGATGTTTCAGATAGAACAATCAGAAAAAGAATAGAAAGACTTGAAAAAAGTGGAATAATTAAAGGATACAAAGCAGTTCTAACAGACGTATCCGGAATAAACCAATATCAAGTAGTATTAATGAAGTTAAAACCTTCTAAATCTCTTGAAGCTGTGCAAGACTCTATCAAAGATTTCATCACAAAGTTAGACAACTATCTTCTTGTTGCAAACATGCATGGGGAATGGAATATGTTAGTAATTATTCAATCGAATTCTGAAAAATCAAATACGCCACAAAAAATTGTAGAGAAATTTTCTGAAGAATTAATAGATTATAGAATTAATGAAGTGGACATTAAAGATGTGAATATTCTCAACATGTCATTATTGTTACTGTAA
- a CDS encoding response regulator: protein MTIKINCEIALTHLKNKQFITAYNLFLDQAESLKKSEHLKSALLYMLASECKKRQGKDFENEIKEAGSLFVKYSKLENSENVKGALLCASKCYLLLGEFDKAKDVYQKAKMIIPTKIQVTRPIAIIDDSKSVAMKLKSYLEKLGYSEIHIFENGKDSIKGCKKLFSENKLPIVLLDMGLPDLEGDVVASKLLKDNLQLQIIVITADEKNTSRVNKTISSGVSAFIQKPFTLDELKKSIDIAESEYTLLQ, encoded by the coding sequence TTGACAATCAAAATTAATTGTGAAATAGCACTAACTCATCTTAAGAATAAGCAATTCATTACTGCCTACAATCTATTTCTTGATCAAGCTGAATCTCTTAAAAAATCTGAACACTTGAAATCCGCTCTATTGTACATGTTGGCATCTGAATGTAAAAAAAGACAAGGTAAAGATTTTGAAAATGAAATAAAAGAAGCAGGGAGTTTATTTGTAAAATATTCTAAATTGGAAAATTCTGAAAATGTAAAGGGTGCCTTACTATGTGCTTCAAAATGTTATTTGCTGTTGGGTGAATTTGACAAGGCCAAAGATGTTTATCAAAAAGCAAAAATGATCATCCCTACAAAAATTCAAGTAACAAGACCTATTGCAATTATTGACGATAGTAAATCAGTAGCAATGAAATTAAAAAGTTATCTTGAAAAATTAGGCTATTCAGAAATTCATATTTTTGAAAATGGAAAAGATTCGATCAAGGGATGCAAAAAACTCTTTTCGGAAAATAAACTCCCTATAGTTCTCCTTGACATGGGTTTGCCAGATCTAGAAGGTGATGTTGTAGCATCAAAGCTTCTAAAAGATAATCTACAATTACAAATTATTGTAATTACTGCTGATGAAAAAAATACTTCACGTGTAAACAAAACAATTAGTTCGGGTGTATCTGCATTCATCCAAAAACCATTCACTCTTGATGAACTCAAAAAATCTATAGATATTGCAGAATCTGAATATACTTTGTTACAGTAA
- a CDS encoding alcohol dehydrogenase, whose product MKSARIIGPNEPLSVSESETPKPQGSQVLLKVKSVGVCHSDLHLWEGGYDLGDGNFMKVTDRGVKYPVTPGHEIVGTVEDIGNDVSGISKGNEVLVFPWIGCGECPACKVGNENLCDTPKSMGVFQDGGYSDYALIPNYKYLAKLDGVNPDSATSLACSGLTAYNAVKKANENSPEFLLIIGAGGLGLMAIQIAKAITKAKIICIDNDDKKFDTAKKMGADFVVNTSVSGSLSSGTGSPVDKIISICNGKGADSVIDFVNAPQTVRTALGVVRKRGNIVLVGLFGGSLEISLVTIPLKSIVIQGAYTGNYTDMVELLDLARKGIINPMISKRYSLDDANTALEDLKARKIVGRAVINP is encoded by the coding sequence GTGAAATCTGCTAGAATTATAGGCCCAAATGAACCCCTTTCAGTATCTGAATCTGAGACCCCGAAACCTCAAGGAAGTCAGGTCCTACTCAAAGTAAAATCTGTAGGTGTGTGTCATAGTGATTTACACTTGTGGGAGGGCGGATATGATCTAGGTGATGGCAATTTTATGAAAGTCACAGATAGGGGAGTAAAATACCCTGTAACTCCAGGCCATGAAATCGTTGGTACTGTTGAAGATATTGGAAATGACGTCTCTGGCATATCCAAAGGTAATGAAGTTTTAGTTTTTCCATGGATTGGATGTGGAGAATGTCCTGCATGTAAGGTTGGAAATGAAAATCTTTGTGATACTCCAAAATCAATGGGTGTTTTTCAAGATGGCGGTTATTCTGATTATGCATTAATTCCAAATTACAAATATTTAGCTAAGCTTGATGGTGTTAATCCTGATTCTGCAACTTCGCTTGCATGCTCTGGTCTTACAGCATACAATGCTGTGAAAAAAGCAAATGAGAATTCACCTGAATTTCTACTAATTATTGGTGCTGGTGGTTTGGGTTTAATGGCAATTCAAATTGCAAAGGCAATAACTAAAGCCAAAATTATTTGCATTGATAACGATGATAAAAAATTTGATACTGCAAAAAAGATGGGTGCAGACTTTGTTGTAAATACAAGCGTATCTGGTTCTTTGTCAAGCGGAACAGGAAGTCCAGTTGATAAAATAATTTCTATCTGTAATGGAAAGGGGGCTGACAGTGTTATTGACTTTGTAAATGCACCTCAAACTGTTAGAACTGCATTGGGTGTTGTTCGTAAAAGAGGAAATATTGTTTTAGTTGGATTGTTTGGAGGCTCACTTGAAATTTCACTTGTGACAATTCCCCTAAAATCCATTGTTATTCAAGGCGCATACACTGGTAATTATACTGACATGGTAGAACTACTTGATCTTGCAAGGAAAGGAATCATTAACCCTATGATTTCAAAAAGATATAGCCTTGATGATGCAAACACCGCATTAGAGGATCTAAAGGCAAGAAAAATAGTTGGCCGTGCTGTAATTAATCCGTAG
- a CDS encoding chromosome segregation protein ScpA yields the protein MSEAHTPNSISQEPVNILFSPSSVAKKDVWEIDLIQILNLLIKILEKTGKKDLKVAGMAALSSSLIYRMKVESIFALQKAAMEKKPMHQRTDVDIEMIDIPYRHESTYPVSLDDLLGLLQNLIGTIANPQSRRNRQVDIEPIVAPDFQDYFISLESIIGKYEDLVMKKISLTGFGILQEIISELDQVDSIRCFFAVLFLARDQKVDLEQIEDDIKIILIKEELTN from the coding sequence GTGAGCGAAGCCCATACACCTAACAGTATTTCTCAGGAGCCAGTAAACATACTGTTTAGCCCATCATCAGTTGCTAAAAAAGATGTGTGGGAAATTGATCTGATACAGATTTTAAATTTATTAATAAAAATTCTTGAGAAGACAGGCAAGAAAGATCTTAAGGTAGCAGGAATGGCGGCTTTATCATCATCGTTAATTTACAGAATGAAAGTTGAAAGTATTTTTGCATTACAAAAAGCTGCAATGGAGAAAAAGCCAATGCATCAAAGAACAGATGTAGATATTGAGATGATAGACATTCCATATAGACATGAATCCACTTACCCAGTTTCATTAGATGATTTGTTAGGATTACTTCAAAATCTAATTGGGACTATAGCAAATCCACAATCCAGGAGAAATCGACAAGTGGACATTGAACCAATTGTAGCTCCAGATTTTCAAGATTACTTTATTTCACTTGAAAGCATTATAGGAAAATATGAAGATCTAGTAATGAAAAAAATTTCATTAACAGGATTTGGGATACTTCAAGAAATTATTTCAGAGTTGGATCAAGTCGATTCAATTAGGTGCTTCTTTGCTGTGCTATTTTTAGCAAGAGATCAAAAAGTAGATCTGGAGCAAATTGAAGATGACATCAAGATTATTTTGATAAAAGAAGAATTAACAAATTGA
- the scpB gene encoding SMC-Scp complex subunit ScpB produces MTKIENMDEATARIEAALYSAGRPLRIEDIIRASGTESRTKTLDLLQSIMKKTKTAFKALEVVILPDGSYVMQLKPEYSSTVKRYASKPVLPNATLKTLSYIAYMQPISSKQLVETRGSGVYSHLKELRQLDYISHQNVGRLKIYSTTEKFQKYFGIQGDVEDLKQRLFSKVRKTASMSRTNTTPQIVTEVN; encoded by the coding sequence TTGACTAAAATTGAGAATATGGATGAAGCTACTGCAAGAATAGAGGCAGCTCTATACTCGGCAGGCAGACCACTTAGAATAGAAGATATTATCAGAGCTTCAGGCACAGAATCAAGGACCAAAACACTAGATTTACTTCAAAGTATTATGAAAAAAACAAAAACTGCCTTCAAAGCATTAGAAGTCGTTATTCTACCAGATGGGTCTTATGTCATGCAATTAAAACCAGAATACAGTTCTACTGTCAAAAGATATGCATCAAAACCGGTTCTTCCAAATGCCACACTAAAGACATTATCATACATAGCATATATGCAACCAATATCATCAAAACAACTTGTAGAGACAAGAGGTTCTGGAGTATATTCACATCTAAAAGAACTTCGACAGTTAGATTACATCAGCCATCAAAATGTTGGAAGATTAAAAATTTACAGCACAACAGAGAAATTCCAAAAATACTTTGGAATTCAAGGGGACGTAGAAGATCTTAAACAGAGATTGTTTTCCAAGGTCAGAAAAACAGCAAGTATGAGTAGAACAAATACCACACCTCAAATAGTTACAGAAGTGAATTAA
- a CDS encoding 30S ribosomal protein S8e, whose product MRKSVENLATSKITGGRRHPLRIRRKYETDRYPNEPNTGAQITITRRVRGNNYKTALKSIDFVNLSTGDAKVKKTKILKVLDNATNNDYKRRGIITKGAILETEEGKCKVVSKPGQNGIVNAILLKE is encoded by the coding sequence GTGAGAAAATCCGTAGAGAATTTAGCTACAAGTAAAATTACTGGAGGTCGAAGACATCCATTAAGAATTCGTAGAAAATATGAAACAGACAGATACCCTAACGAACCAAATACTGGAGCTCAAATTACCATTACAAGAAGAGTTCGAGGAAATAATTACAAAACGGCATTGAAATCAATTGACTTTGTTAATCTATCAACAGGAGATGCAAAAGTAAAGAAGACAAAAATTCTCAAAGTATTAGACAATGCAACAAACAACGATTACAAAAGAAGAGGCATCATTACAAAAGGTGCAATTCTTGAAACAGAAGAAGGCAAATGTAAAGTTGTTTCAAAACCAGGTCAAAACGGAATAGTTAACGCAATTTTACTAAAGGAATAA
- a CDS encoding signal recognition particle subunit SRP19/SEC65 family protein → MKDYEHIVIWLDYFNKNLKKSKGRRLGIEKCVFDPSLKELMDATTAAGFKITESDDKVRFPKRPFVRSGYIVLPKESSKTKILNKISEKLVSKRSKQSR, encoded by the coding sequence ATGAAAGATTACGAACACATCGTAATCTGGTTGGATTATTTTAATAAGAATTTAAAAAAATCAAAAGGCAGACGTTTAGGAATTGAGAAATGTGTCTTTGATCCTTCACTAAAAGAATTAATGGATGCAACCACTGCTGCAGGATTTAAAATCACAGAATCTGATGACAAAGTAAGATTCCCAAAAAGACCTTTTGTCAGGTCAGGGTATATTGTGTTACCAAAAGAATCTTCAAAGACAAAAATTCTTAACAAGATTTCAGAAAAACTCGTATCAAAAAGAAGCAAACAGTCAAGATAA
- a CDS encoding H/ACA ribonucleoprotein complex subunit GAR1 encodes MQEVGEIMHLAGSGRVIIQLSKELVEGQILCDEKGTRVAKVNEMIGPVSRPYASATPLTNSIKKYIGKSVYATEQSPVNKPKKFRRRK; translated from the coding sequence TTGCAGGAGGTAGGCGAAATAATGCACCTAGCCGGTAGTGGCAGGGTAATCATTCAACTATCTAAAGAATTAGTTGAAGGACAGATACTCTGTGACGAGAAGGGAACTAGAGTTGCAAAAGTAAACGAAATGATTGGTCCAGTAAGTAGACCATATGCATCAGCAACGCCATTAACAAACAGCATCAAAAAATACATTGGCAAAAGCGTTTACGCAACAGAGCAATCTCCTGTCAATAAACCAAAAAAATTTAGGAGAAGAAAATAA